A genomic window from Terriglobia bacterium includes:
- a CDS encoding xanthine dehydrogenase family protein subunit M, which produces MQLLQELGEEAKLIAGGQSLIPLMKMRLARPAALIDINHIPGLSGIERHDGEIRLGALARHADIEASSVAAAIPIVHDCAAGIADIQVRNQGTIGGSIAEADPSGDWGAVLLTLETLVRSFGPQGERTVTLEEFIQDAYTTVLGHDELVREVIVRIPPKHSGGAFVAFKRSAPVYATANAAVQLTLGDKDTCKDVRIVLGCVGLMAIRAREAEAELRGRPLTGKALQAAGEAARAAAEPQGDLRGSADYKRVLIGALVKRAIGIAARRARGEQVEAGHEYAAR; this is translated from the coding sequence GTGCAGCTTCTGCAGGAGCTTGGGGAGGAAGCCAAGCTCATTGCCGGAGGGCAGAGCCTGATTCCGCTGATGAAGATGCGCCTGGCGCGTCCGGCCGCGCTGATTGACATCAACCACATTCCCGGCTTGAGCGGGATCGAGCGCCACGACGGGGAGATCCGTCTGGGGGCGCTGGCGCGCCACGCGGACATTGAAGCCTCGAGCGTGGCCGCGGCGATACCCATCGTGCACGATTGCGCGGCAGGGATTGCCGACATCCAAGTGCGCAATCAGGGCACCATCGGCGGATCGATCGCCGAAGCCGATCCCAGCGGGGATTGGGGCGCCGTGCTGCTCACACTGGAGACGCTGGTGCGCTCCTTCGGGCCGCAGGGCGAGCGCACCGTGACGCTGGAAGAGTTCATCCAGGACGCCTACACCACGGTGCTGGGGCACGACGAACTGGTGCGCGAAGTGATCGTCCGGATTCCGCCAAAGCACAGCGGCGGGGCCTTCGTGGCCTTCAAGCGCAGCGCGCCGGTATATGCCACGGCGAACGCCGCGGTGCAGCTGACGCTGGGCGACAAGGACACCTGCAAGGACGTGCGCATCGTGCTGGGTTGCGTGGGGCTGATGGCCATTCGCGCCAGGGAAGCGGAAGCCGAACTGCGCGGCAGGCCGCTAACGGGAAAAGCGCTGCAGGCCGCCGGGGAAGCCGCGCGCGCCGCCGCCGAGCCGCAGGGCGATCTGCGGGGGTCGGCCGACTACAAACGCGTGCTGATCGGAGCGCTGGTGAAGCGCGCGATCGGCATTGCCGCGCGGCGCGCCCGCGGGGAACAGGTGGAGGCCGGACACGAATATGCCGCCCGTTGA
- a CDS encoding nucleotidyltransferase family protein, whose protein sequence is MTQEKIVPVLLAAGSSGRLGFPRPLAVFGRKTALAIAVENCAGLAHPIVVLGCDAEQIRPAVPRGARLVVNRRWRSGQLSSLLCALRRVPAGAAILLYPVDQPLLRRQTIQRLVRAFRARNAREAIVLPRHRSATGHPLLIAASVLPEFFRARTAREVIYREPRRVRQVDVRTAAIFADFATPESYRACLRKFLARR, encoded by the coding sequence ATGACCCAGGAAAAAATCGTCCCCGTTCTCCTCGCCGCAGGCAGCTCCGGGCGCCTCGGCTTCCCCCGGCCGCTGGCCGTTTTCGGCCGCAAGACCGCGCTGGCCATCGCTGTGGAGAACTGCGCCGGCCTCGCGCATCCCATCGTGGTGCTGGGTTGCGACGCGGAGCAGATCCGCCCGGCGGTGCCGCGCGGCGCGCGCCTGGTGGTCAACCGGCGGTGGCGTTCCGGCCAGCTGAGTTCCCTGCTCTGCGCCCTGCGGCGCGTCCCCGCCGGCGCGGCCATTCTGCTCTACCCGGTGGATCAGCCTCTCTTGCGCCGCCAGACCATCCAGCGGCTGGTGCGGGCTTTCCGCGCCCGCAATGCGCGCGAGGCCATCGTCCTGCCGCGGCACCGGAGCGCGACGGGACACCCGCTGCTCATCGCCGCCAGCGTCCTCCCCGAGTTTTTCCGGGCAAGAACCGCGCGCGAAGTCATCTACCGCGAGCCGCGGCGTGTGCGTCAGGTGGACGTGCGCACGGCGGCCATTTTCGCGGATTTCGCGACGCCGGAGAGCTATCGCGCCTGCCTGCGCAAGTTCCTCGCCCGCCGGTAA